Proteins encoded within one genomic window of Burkholderiaceae bacterium:
- a CDS encoding TolA protein: MNAAADRMEFAPPPPRGIGRALALAILAHLLLLLALIWGVHWRSDSENAAVEAELWSSVPHEAAPRPTPTPPPPPAPAPKPTPTPPQPAPAPAPPPPQATQAVRDADIAIEREKKRVEQEKQEQQRLAAENAALQKKLAEQKRQQQLQAEAAAKAKADAQAKAAAQAKAEAQAKADAQAKAEAQAKAEAEAKAVAKAKAQAKAKAEAQAKAQAEKLRQQTLKNMMAMANATGGAAAQGSAQRASGPSASYGARIAAAVRPNVVFPDVDLISGNPAASFDVRLAPDGTIVGTPTLVKSSGRSDWDDAALRALQKTEKLPRDIDGRVPPEMVIDLRPKR, encoded by the coding sequence GTGAACGCCGCCGCCGATCGCATGGAATTCGCGCCGCCGCCGCCCCGCGGTATCGGCCGTGCGCTGGCGCTGGCGATCCTCGCGCACCTGCTGCTGCTGCTGGCGCTGATCTGGGGCGTGCACTGGCGCAGCGATTCGGAGAACGCCGCGGTCGAAGCCGAACTGTGGTCGTCGGTACCGCACGAGGCCGCACCGCGCCCGACCCCGACACCACCGCCGCCGCCGGCACCCGCACCGAAGCCCACGCCGACGCCGCCGCAACCAGCGCCTGCACCCGCCCCGCCCCCGCCGCAGGCAACACAGGCAGTGCGCGACGCAGATATCGCGATCGAACGCGAGAAGAAGCGCGTGGAGCAGGAAAAGCAGGAGCAGCAGCGGCTCGCCGCGGAGAACGCGGCGCTGCAAAAAAAATTGGCCGAACAGAAGCGCCAGCAGCAACTGCAGGCCGAAGCAGCGGCGAAGGCCAAGGCAGACGCACAAGCCAAGGCCGCCGCGCAGGCGAAAGCGGAAGCGCAGGCGAAAGCCGATGCGCAGGCCAAAGCCGAAGCGCAGGCAAAGGCTGAAGCCGAGGCCAAGGCTGTAGCGAAAGCCAAGGCCCAGGCCAAGGCGAAAGCCGAAGCGCAGGCCAAGGCGCAGGCGGAAAAACTGCGCCAGCAGACCCTGAAGAACATGATGGCGATGGCCAACGCCACCGGCGGCGCCGCGGCCCAGGGCAGCGCGCAGCGCGCGTCCGGACCGTCGGCCAGCTACGGCGCGCGCATCGCAGCGGCGGTGCGGCCGAACGTGGTGTTCCCCGATGTGGACCTGATCAGCGGCAATCCGGCCGCGAGTTTCGACGTGCGGCTCGCGCCGGACGGCACCATCGTCGGCACCCCGACGCTGGTCAAGTCGAGCGGCCGGTCGGACTGGGACGACGCCGCGCTGCGCGCGCTGCAGAAGACCGAAAAACTGCCGCGCGACATCGATGGGCGCGTGCCGCCGGAGATGGTGATCGACCTTCGGCCGAAGCGGTGA
- a CDS encoding Tol biopolymer transport system, TolR protein, with protein sequence MPALAPRSHRRGRRTINEINMVPFIDVMLVLLIIFMVTAPLISPSLIQLPSVGKADARPPEVIQIVIEKDESMELKSASRSMPVTVNDVVDAVHQAQGSAADSADIPVVISADRSVRYEAVVKVMGKLQSAGIKRVGLSVQLAK encoded by the coding sequence ATGCCGGCCCTCGCTCCCCGCAGCCACCGCCGTGGCCGCCGCACCATCAACGAAATCAACATGGTGCCGTTCATCGACGTGATGCTGGTGCTGCTGATCATCTTCATGGTGACCGCGCCGCTGATCTCGCCGAGCCTGATCCAGTTGCCCAGCGTCGGCAAGGCCGACGCCAGGCCGCCCGAGGTGATCCAGATCGTGATCGAGAAGGACGAATCGATGGAACTGAAGTCCGCGAGCCGGTCGATGCCGGTCACTGTCAACGACGTGGTCGATGCGGTGCACCAGGCGCAGGGGAGCGCGGCCGACAGCGCCGACATCCCGGTGGTAATCAGCGCCGACCGCAGCGTGCGCTACGAAGCGGTGGTGAAGGTGATGGGCAAGCTGCAGAGCGCCGGCATCAAGCGCGTCGGCCTCTCGGTGCAACTGGCTAAATAA
- a CDS encoding Tol-Pal system protein TolQ: MNQDMSFANMVLNASWVVQLVMLLLVLVSVGSWTAIFRKVFALKRVNSLNDEFERDFWSGTSLNDLYASAAQNARQAGPMERIFASGMREYQKLRERRITDPSALMDGASRAMRASFQREVDAVEVHLSFLASVGSVSPYVGLFGTVWGIMHAFIGLAGLQQVTLATVAPGIAEALVTTAIGLFAAIPAVVAYNRFAHDIDRVAIKLETFIEEFTNILHRNLGGHSPSGH; this comes from the coding sequence ATGAATCAGGACATGTCGTTCGCAAACATGGTGCTCAACGCCAGCTGGGTGGTGCAGCTGGTGATGCTGCTGCTGGTGCTGGTGTCGGTCGGCAGCTGGACCGCGATCTTCCGCAAGGTGTTCGCGCTCAAGCGCGTGAATTCGCTGAATGACGAGTTCGAGCGCGACTTCTGGTCCGGCACCAGCCTGAACGACCTGTACGCGTCGGCCGCGCAGAACGCCAGGCAGGCCGGGCCGATGGAGCGCATCTTCGCCAGCGGCATGCGCGAGTACCAGAAGCTGCGCGAGCGGCGCATCACCGACCCGAGCGCGCTGATGGACGGCGCCAGCCGCGCGATGCGCGCGAGCTTCCAGCGCGAGGTCGACGCGGTCGAGGTCCATCTGTCGTTCCTCGCGTCGGTCGGCTCGGTGTCGCCGTACGTGGGCCTGTTCGGAACCGTCTGGGGCATCATGCACGCGTTCATCGGCCTGGCCGGGCTGCAGCAGGTCACACTGGCCACGGTCGCCCCCGGCATCGCCGAGGCGCTGGTGACGACCGCGATCGGCCTCTTTGCCGCGATTCCCGCGGTGGTCGCGTACAACCGGTTCGCGCACGACATCGACCGCGTCGCGATCAAGCTGGAGACCTTCATCGAGGAGTTCACGAACATCCTGCACCGCAACCTGGGCGGCCATTCGCCGTCCGGCCACTGA
- a CDS encoding Tol-Pal system-associated acyl-CoA thioesterase produces MTGERGLFTLPVRVYWEDTDAGGIVFYANYLKFFERARTEWLRSFGIEQRRLREERGGLFVVVESQVRYRRPARLDDILEVSARLEAAGHASFTVAQHALLKSERAESDAAPLLCSARIRIGWVDAATLRPARIPQSILEVLQE; encoded by the coding sequence ATGACGGGTGAGCGCGGCCTGTTCACGCTGCCGGTGCGCGTCTACTGGGAAGACACCGACGCCGGGGGCATCGTCTTCTACGCCAACTACCTGAAATTCTTCGAGCGCGCGCGCACCGAGTGGTTGCGCTCGTTCGGGATCGAGCAGCGGCGCCTGCGCGAGGAGCGCGGCGGCCTGTTCGTCGTGGTGGAAAGCCAGGTCCGCTACCGCCGCCCGGCACGGCTGGACGATATCCTCGAGGTCAGCGCGCGGCTCGAGGCCGCGGGCCACGCGTCGTTCACCGTTGCGCAGCACGCGCTATTAAAATCGGAGCGTGCCGAATCGGACGCCGCGCCGCTGCTGTGCAGCGCGCGCATCCGCATCGGCTGGGTCGACGCCGCCACCTTGAGGCCGGCGAGAATCCCGCAATCTATTCTGGAAGTACTGCAAGAATGA
- a CDS encoding Valine--pyruvate aminotransferase produces MRISTRAERIEPFYVMEVAKAASALAQDVAHTERPMIFLNIGEPDFTAPPLVREAAERAIRNGATQYTQATGMPALRERISGWYAERFGIEVPARRIVVTAGASAALQLACLALIDAGDEILMPDPSYPCNRHFVSAAEGRAVLLPTSAAQRFQLSADAVRAAWGERTRGVLLASPSNPTGTSIHPDELRRIVDGVRERGGITLIDEIYLGLSFDDTFGHTALALGDDVISVNSFSKYFNMTGWRLGWLVVPDALVPVIERLAQNLFICASTVSQHAALACFEAASIAEYEQRRFEFKARRDFFIPALESVGLQVPVLPDGAFYAWADCSQVCAGRGIANSWDFAFELMQQAHLAVTPGRDFGSAETANFVRFSTASAMSQLEEAAERLRALLGARG; encoded by the coding sequence ATGAGAATTTCCACCCGCGCCGAGCGCATCGAACCGTTCTACGTGATGGAGGTCGCGAAAGCGGCTTCGGCGCTGGCGCAGGACGTGGCGCATACCGAACGGCCGATGATCTTCCTGAACATCGGCGAGCCGGACTTCACCGCACCGCCGCTGGTGCGCGAAGCCGCCGAGCGCGCAATCCGCAACGGTGCCACGCAATACACCCAGGCGACCGGCATGCCGGCGCTTCGCGAGCGCATCAGCGGCTGGTATGCCGAGCGCTTCGGCATCGAAGTGCCGGCGCGGCGCATCGTGGTCACGGCCGGCGCATCTGCCGCGCTGCAGCTCGCCTGCCTCGCGCTGATCGATGCCGGCGACGAAATCCTGATGCCGGACCCGAGCTACCCGTGCAACCGGCACTTCGTCAGCGCCGCGGAAGGCCGCGCGGTGCTGCTTCCCACGTCGGCCGCGCAGCGCTTTCAGCTCAGCGCCGACGCGGTGCGCGCGGCCTGGGGTGAGCGCACCCGCGGCGTGCTGCTCGCGTCGCCGTCGAACCCGACCGGCACCTCGATCCATCCTGATGAGCTGCGCCGCATCGTCGATGGGGTGCGCGAACGCGGCGGCATTACGCTGATCGACGAGATCTACCTCGGCCTGTCGTTCGACGACACCTTCGGCCACACGGCGCTGGCGCTGGGCGACGACGTGATCAGCGTCAACAGCTTCTCCAAGTACTTCAACATGACCGGCTGGCGCCTGGGCTGGCTGGTCGTGCCCGACGCGCTGGTGCCGGTCATCGAGCGGCTCGCGCAGAACCTGTTCATCTGCGCCAGCACGGTGTCGCAGCATGCGGCGCTTGCCTGTTTCGAGGCCGCGAGCATCGCCGAGTACGAGCAGCGCCGCTTTGAGTTCAAGGCGCGGCGCGACTTCTTCATTCCCGCGCTGGAGTCGGTCGGCCTGCAGGTGCCGGTGCTGCCCGACGGCGCGTTCTACGCCTGGGCCGATTGCAGCCAGGTCTGCGCCGGGCGCGGCATCGCGAACAGCTGGGATTTCGCGTTCGAGCTGATGCAGCAGGCGCATCTGGCGGTCACGCCGGGGCGCGACTTCGGCAGCGCCGAGACCGCGAATTTCGTCCGCTTTTCCACCGCGAGCGCGATGTCTCAGCTCGAAGAGGCGGCCGAACGGCTGCGCGCGCTGCTCGGAGCGCGCGGATGA
- a CDS encoding Transcription termination protein NusB — MTQAKVPRPATAAQTAAAARAPAAGSRRAGANSARSRAREFALQALYQHLVGRNDAASIDAFTRDLAGFAKADAMHYSALLHGCIAEGAALDALIVPLLDRRLEEISPIEHGVMWIGGYEFQHCLDVPWRVVLNECIELAKEFGGTDGYKYVNAVLSGLAPTLRPDEVAADRAAGRAR; from the coding sequence GTGACCCAGGCCAAGGTCCCGCGCCCGGCCACTGCGGCGCAGACCGCGGCCGCGGCGCGCGCCCCGGCCGCTGGCTCCCGGCGCGCCGGCGCGAACTCGGCGCGCTCGCGCGCGCGCGAATTCGCGCTGCAGGCGCTTTACCAGCATCTGGTGGGCCGCAACGACGCGGCGTCGATCGACGCCTTCACGCGCGACCTGGCCGGCTTCGCCAAGGCCGATGCGATGCACTACAGCGCGCTGCTGCACGGCTGCATTGCCGAGGGGGCAGCGCTCGACGCGCTGATCGTGCCGCTGCTCGATCGCCGCCTCGAGGAGATCTCGCCGATCGAACACGGCGTGATGTGGATCGGCGGCTACGAGTTCCAGCATTGCCTGGACGTGCCCTGGCGCGTCGTGCTGAACGAATGCATCGAGCTCGCCAAGGAATTCGGCGGCACCGATGGCTACAAGTACGTGAACGCGGTGCTGAGCGGCTTGGCGCCGACCCTGCGGCCTGATGAGGTGGCCGCCGACCGCGCCGCCGGCCGGGCGCGCTGA
- a CDS encoding 6,7-dimethyl-8-ribityllumazine synthase — MQGADQGAARKPLDGSGLRIAIVQARFNADVTDALANACIAELAALGVPEAQRVHVTVPGALEVPAALQALAEQNRFDALIALGCVIRGETYHFELVANESAAGVSRVALDYRVPIANAILTTENLEQAVARQSDKGRDAARVAVEMANLLGEFK, encoded by the coding sequence ATGCAGGGAGCCGATCAAGGCGCGGCGCGCAAGCCACTGGACGGCAGCGGCCTCAGGATCGCGATCGTGCAGGCCCGCTTCAATGCGGACGTCACCGACGCGCTCGCGAACGCATGCATCGCGGAACTCGCGGCGCTGGGCGTGCCCGAAGCGCAGCGCGTGCATGTCACCGTGCCCGGCGCCCTGGAAGTGCCGGCGGCGCTGCAGGCGCTGGCCGAGCAGAACCGGTTCGATGCGCTGATCGCGCTCGGCTGCGTGATCCGCGGCGAGACCTACCACTTCGAGCTCGTCGCCAACGAATCCGCAGCCGGCGTGAGCCGGGTCGCGCTCGACTATCGGGTGCCGATCGCCAATGCGATCCTCACGACCGAGAACCTCGAACAAGCCGTGGCGCGGCAGAGCGACAAGGGCCGCGACGCGGCGCGCGTCGCGGTGGAAATGGCGAACCTGCTGGGCGAGTTCAAGTGA
- a CDS encoding 3,4-dihydroxy-2-butanone 4-phosphate synthase / GTP cyclohydrolase II has translation MSNPSPAPISPVDDIVADMRAGRMVILIDDEDRENEGDLILAADHVTPAAINFMARHARGLICLTLTREICERLKLPPMAAHNNAKHGTAFTVSIEAAEGVTTGISAADRAHTVQVAVARGATAEDLVQPGHVFPLQAADGGVLMRAGHTEAGCDLAAMAGCAPAAVICEIMKDDGTMARLADLQLFAAEHGLKIGTIADLIQYRSRVETLVDLIGTRPLRTGWGEFVAHAFHDKPGRGLHLALVKGEWQTDDTVPVRVHEPLSVLDLLETDRSMHAWDLDSSLSHVAELGRGVIVLLNCGESAEQLLAQFEGTARASHGPERGRMDLRTYGIGAQILRACGVRRMNLMGTPRRMPSIATGFGLEIVGYTPKEP, from the coding sequence ATGAGCAACCCTTCCCCCGCCCCCATTTCCCCGGTCGACGACATCGTCGCCGACATGCGCGCCGGCCGCATGGTGATCCTGATCGACGACGAGGACCGCGAGAACGAAGGCGACCTGATCCTCGCTGCCGACCACGTGACGCCGGCGGCGATCAACTTCATGGCGCGCCACGCGCGCGGCCTTATCTGCCTCACGCTGACACGCGAGATCTGCGAGCGGCTCAAGCTGCCGCCGATGGCGGCCCACAACAACGCCAAGCACGGAACCGCCTTCACCGTTTCGATCGAGGCTGCCGAAGGCGTGACCACCGGCATCTCGGCCGCGGACCGGGCGCACACCGTACAGGTCGCGGTGGCCAGAGGCGCGACCGCGGAAGACCTGGTGCAGCCTGGCCATGTGTTCCCGCTGCAGGCGGCCGACGGCGGCGTGCTGATGCGCGCCGGGCATACCGAGGCCGGCTGCGACCTCGCAGCGATGGCCGGCTGCGCGCCGGCGGCGGTGATCTGCGAGATCATGAAGGACGACGGCACGATGGCGCGGCTGGCGGACCTGCAGTTGTTCGCGGCCGAGCACGGCCTGAAGATCGGAACCATCGCCGATCTGATTCAGTACCGCAGCCGGGTCGAGACGCTGGTCGATCTGATCGGCACGCGACCGCTGCGCACCGGCTGGGGCGAATTCGTCGCGCATGCGTTCCACGACAAGCCGGGCCGCGGCCTGCACCTGGCATTGGTCAAAGGCGAATGGCAGACGGACGACACGGTGCCGGTGCGGGTGCACGAGCCGCTTTCGGTGCTGGATCTGCTGGAAACCGACCGATCGATGCACGCCTGGGATCTGGACAGCAGCCTGAGCCATGTCGCCGAACTCGGCCGCGGCGTGATCGTGCTGCTCAATTGCGGAGAAAGCGCAGAGCAGCTGCTGGCGCAGTTCGAGGGCACGGCGCGCGCCAGCCACGGCCCGGAGCGCGGCCGCATGGACCTGCGCACCTATGGCATCGGCGCGCAGATCCTGCGTGCCTGCGGCGTGAGACGGATGAACCTGATGGGAACGCCGCGGCGCATGCCGAGCATCGCAACCGGCTTCGGGCTCGAGATCGTGGGCTACACACCGAAGGAACCGTGA
- a CDS encoding Riboflavin synthase eubacterial/eukaryotic: MFTGIVTGVGRIAAVHDLGATSSHGKRLTIEAPAGYLDDVVSGDSIAINGACMTVTDLAPAERSFSIDISVESLDRTSGLASPGAVNLEKALRAHDRLGGHIVSGHVDGIGSVLEFAPVGESWQLRIAAPRGLARYLAYKGSITVNGASLTVNRVADTGAGCEISINLIPHTVANTTLGLLRAGTRVNLEIDLIARYVERMLNVGASSPADPDH; the protein is encoded by the coding sequence ATGTTCACCGGAATCGTCACCGGCGTGGGGCGCATCGCGGCGGTCCACGATCTCGGCGCCACGTCCAGCCACGGCAAGCGGCTCACGATCGAAGCCCCTGCCGGCTACCTCGACGACGTTGTGAGCGGCGACAGCATCGCGATCAACGGCGCCTGCATGACGGTGACCGATCTCGCGCCCGCCGAGCGTTCGTTCTCTATCGACATATCGGTTGAATCGCTGGACCGTACCAGCGGCCTTGCCTCGCCCGGTGCGGTGAATCTGGAGAAGGCGCTGCGCGCGCACGACCGCCTCGGCGGTCATATCGTCTCCGGTCATGTCGACGGCATCGGCAGCGTGCTCGAGTTCGCGCCGGTCGGCGAGAGCTGGCAGTTGCGCATTGCCGCGCCGCGCGGGCTGGCGCGCTACCTCGCCTACAAGGGTTCTATCACCGTGAACGGTGCGAGCCTGACGGTGAACCGCGTCGCCGACACCGGTGCCGGCTGCGAGATCAGCATCAACCTGATTCCGCATACCGTCGCAAACACGACGCTGGGGCTGCTGCGCGCCGGCACGCGGGTAAACCTGGAAATCGATCTGATCGCCCGCTACGTGGAGCGCATGTTGAACGTCGGCGCCTCCTCGCCGGCCGACCCGGACCATTGA
- a CDS encoding diaminohydroxyphosphoribosylaminopyrimidine deaminase (5-amino-6-(5-phosphoribosylamino)uracil reductase): protein MVKPHFPDKPGISLALQLATAGRWLPPPNPSVGCVLVAPDGQLLGQGHTQRAGAPHAEIMALRDAQAGGRSVAGAIVYVTLEPCSHHGRTGPCCDALIAAGIKKVVASIADPNPLVSGQGFARLRAAGVEVEVGPGAAESRELNIGFFSRMIRNTPWVRLKVAASLDGRTALDNGASQWITSEAARADGHAWRARACAVLTGIGTVLEDDPRLDVRLVQTPRQPHLVVVDSRLDTPLDARLFVAGRALTIYAAVPNDAKKAALEARGATVVYLPGRTPESSGKVDLAAMLADLARREVNELHVEAGFKLNGSLIREGLVDELLVYLAPKLIGQGRGIANLGPLTELAQAVPLVFRSIEPIGADLRIVSRIAGRDRF, encoded by the coding sequence ATGGTCAAACCACACTTTCCAGACAAACCCGGCATATCCCTTGCGTTGCAATTGGCAACGGCCGGGCGCTGGTTGCCGCCACCGAACCCGAGCGTCGGCTGCGTGCTCGTCGCCCCGGACGGGCAATTACTGGGCCAGGGCCACACCCAGCGCGCCGGCGCCCCTCACGCCGAAATCATGGCCTTGCGCGATGCGCAGGCCGGCGGCCGTTCGGTCGCGGGCGCCATCGTCTACGTCACGCTGGAGCCCTGCTCCCACCATGGCCGCACCGGGCCCTGCTGCGATGCGCTGATCGCGGCCGGCATCAAGAAAGTGGTTGCCTCGATTGCCGACCCGAACCCCCTGGTTTCGGGCCAGGGCTTTGCGCGCCTGCGCGCAGCCGGTGTCGAGGTGGAGGTCGGCCCCGGCGCCGCCGAGTCGCGCGAACTGAACATCGGCTTTTTCAGCCGCATGATCCGCAACACGCCTTGGGTGCGTCTGAAGGTGGCGGCCTCACTGGATGGCAGGACGGCGCTGGACAACGGCGCGAGCCAATGGATCACGTCCGAGGCCGCGCGCGCCGACGGCCACGCCTGGCGCGCGCGTGCCTGCGCCGTGCTCACCGGCATCGGCACCGTGCTGGAAGACGACCCGCGGCTCGACGTGCGGCTGGTCCAGACCCCGCGCCAGCCGCACCTGGTGGTGGTGGACAGCCGGCTCGACACGCCGCTGGATGCTCGTCTTTTCGTGGCTGGACGCGCCCTCACCATCTACGCGGCCGTTCCAAACGATGCCAAAAAAGCGGCACTGGAGGCGCGCGGCGCGACCGTCGTCTACCTGCCGGGCCGCACGCCCGAATCATCGGGCAAGGTGGACCTGGCGGCCATGCTCGCCGACCTGGCGCGGCGCGAAGTCAACGAACTGCATGTCGAAGCCGGCTTCAAGCTGAACGGCTCGCTGATTCGCGAAGGCCTGGTCGATGAACTTCTGGTGTATCTCGCGCCGAAGTTGATCGGCCAGGGGCGCGGCATCGCCAACCTCGGGCCGCTCACCGAACTGGCGCAGGCGGTGCCGCTGGTGTTCCGCTCCATCGAACCGATCGGCGCGGACCTGCGCATCGTCAGCCGCATCGCGGGACGCGACAGGTTTTAG
- a CDS encoding Type IV fimbrial biogenesis protein FimT has protein sequence MAVVAIIAILAVIATPAFTELLRRNRLSAASSALQVSLNLARSEAVKRGGDSRVTVAANGAAGQWANGWTVFADRSTDANGEVAPADDSDADLTRLEVVDAPAGPITGTQTGTLNSFTYDGRGRLIDVSGAGVVNRSFWFADGASEKYCLIVNNTGRVRADRAAASANCAVN, from the coding sequence ATGGCGGTGGTTGCCATCATTGCGATTCTGGCAGTCATCGCGACTCCTGCGTTCACCGAGCTTTTGCGCCGCAACCGGCTGTCGGCCGCTTCGTCTGCATTGCAGGTGTCGCTGAATCTGGCGCGATCGGAAGCGGTCAAGCGGGGAGGCGACAGCCGTGTCACGGTTGCCGCGAACGGCGCTGCCGGCCAGTGGGCGAACGGCTGGACCGTGTTCGCGGATCGCAGCACCGACGCGAACGGCGAGGTCGCGCCGGCCGACGACAGCGACGCCGACCTGACGCGACTGGAGGTGGTCGATGCGCCGGCCGGGCCGATCACCGGCACTCAGACCGGGACGCTCAATTCGTTCACGTATGACGGCCGGGGCCGGCTGATCGACGTCAGCGGCGCCGGCGTCGTCAATCGCTCGTTCTGGTTTGCCGACGGCGCCAGTGAAAAGTACTGCCTGATCGTGAACAACACGGGCCGGGTGCGTGCCGATCGTGCTGCCGCCAGCGCCAACTGTGCGGTGAATTAG
- a CDS encoding Type IV fimbrial biogenesis protein PilV, translating to MNRPSRHIDFARQRARSGRKLAGFSLIEVLVTMVILAFGLLGIAGLMVGGISNASASEALSKAHQLAADMADRIRANPAAALSATSEYVTKYEDDAPTTPTTIAQADKKAWIEALAAQLPQGAGRITNTVGAGQRKIEIEVRWSNCLGTLSDAERTDCTDNPATAFRTVSLELRL from the coding sequence ATGAATCGTCCTTCGCGTCACATCGACTTTGCTCGCCAGCGTGCGAGATCGGGGCGCAAGCTGGCGGGCTTCAGCCTGATCGAGGTGCTGGTCACGATGGTGATCCTGGCATTCGGTCTGCTGGGCATTGCCGGCTTGATGGTTGGCGGCATCTCGAACGCCTCGGCGTCCGAAGCACTGTCCAAGGCCCATCAGCTGGCGGCTGACATGGCCGATCGAATCCGCGCCAATCCGGCGGCGGCGCTGTCCGCGACCAGCGAATACGTCACCAAATACGAGGATGACGCGCCGACCACGCCGACCACGATCGCACAGGCGGACAAGAAGGCGTGGATCGAAGCGCTGGCGGCTCAGCTGCCGCAGGGAGCCGGGAGAATCACCAACACCGTCGGCGCCGGCCAACGCAAGATTGAAATCGAGGTGCGCTGGTCGAACTGCCTCGGGACTCTGAGCGATGCCGAGCGCACCGACTGCACGGACAATCCGGCCACCGCGTTTCGTACGGTTTCGCTGGAGTTGCGGCTGTGA